The Drosophila innubila isolate TH190305 chromosome 2R unlocalized genomic scaffold, UK_Dinn_1.0 1_C_2R, whole genome shotgun sequence DNA window CGTGACATTGTCCAGTTCGTAGTGCGTGGGTTGTGTCTGTGATTGACTTGTGGcaacttgttgctgctgctgctgctgctgttgcaattgctgctgtgTTGTTGTCTGATACGTTGTTGCCTGTGCTCGTTGTggtgctgctgccgttgtgtATATCGCCTGTGTGCCATCCAGTTGCAATGGCACCAGATTACCCGCCTGATCCTGTATCATGATGCTCTGGCcgtgcaactgttgctgcaacagcgCCTGCTGCAACTCCAGTTGATTCGAGTAGatgagtgttgttgttgtcggctgCGCTGTCTGCGTTGGCGTCGCCTGGCCACGTTGCAATGCCATGGAGCTGCTGGCGCCGGGATTGGCCAATGCCAATTGTGCACCACCTGGCAATATCATGCCACTAAAGTCTAATGAAGGCAGTgtctgcaactgttgttgttgctgctgttgctgctgctgctgttgttgttgctgctgctgcgttgctgctgctgttgtctgctgctgctgttgatgctgctgttgcaattgttgctgctgctcgacATCTGCATTCTGCACTTCATCCAACACGCTGTCAATCTGCGCCAAACGCTTCTTAGCCGGCGTGCTGCTGGGCGTGCCCGCCTCCCCGCCCTTCTGTTTGCGCACACGCGGCGTGCGGGAGGTGCGCGGTCGCTTGGCGGCAGGCGTGCCACTTGCCTCCGTCTTCTGGGGCGTGGCATTGGTGGAGGGCGGCATGGGCACATCGCCGTGCTTGTCctttttgtgcattttcattttgtccGGTCGCGAGAATTCCTTGTTGCAAATGGGACACGCAAAGATCTTGCGATTCTGTCCCTCGTGGAAGAGATAGGCATGCCGTTGGAAGCTGTACTTGTTCTTGAACGTCTTGAAGATGTCGTTCTTGGCACAGACCAGACAATAAGCCACACCATCGATGATGTGCTCATACCGGGCAATGTCCAGGCCACGCACACTCATCTTCTCCAGATACTCGCCCTGTTCATCCTCCGCAATGACGCGCGTTTTACGCTTACGCTTCTGTTTGGCCGCCGCCGCCTTGGACATCATGCCAGGCAATGCATCATTGATggtctgctgttgttgttgttgctgctgttgtggttgctgctgctgctgactgcTGATGGTGTAGGTGGTGGTGGTGCCCGCTCCCACTTCAGATTCATCCGCCTCAGCCTCCTCTTTGATGTAATCCTCAAACTCATGATCATGCTCCAGACTCTGCTCCTCGTATTTCACCTGCAGTGCCGTCTCCTCATCCTCCTCCATCAGCTCCTGTGGctcatatttaataatatcagCGGCAACAGCACTGCTGCCATTGCTGAGGCAATCGCTGCTGCCGGGCTCACTTTTGAGCACATGATATTCCTCATAGGTGCTGCCATCGAACTCAATGATTGTGCCATCCGTATTGAccagtgctgttgttgttgtcgtcgttgttgcaCCACCATCAGAAGCACCAATCCccgctgttgccgttgttgcgcCGCTAACCGTCGTCGTTGGCAAACCACCATTATAATTCTCAAACACTATCGTTGTTGGCGTCTGGCCATCCTCACCAGTTGTGGTTATATAATGATATTgaggttgttgctgctgctgctgttgctgctgttgttgttgctgctgctgctgctgttgttccgTTGCTCCATTTGTGGTGGCGTTCGTGTGCAGAATGGAGGACGAACTAATAGTTGTGACCACAttgtcttttgtttatattgaTTGAAAGTACATATTCGGTTTGGTTCATATAAAAGATGTGTTTCAAtgtaatatttgcataaataatcaataaatcaattcgaaaatcgaaattgaaatcgtaatctaaatcaaaaatcaatcaaCAATTCGCCAAAATCAAATACcgaaatcaattaattaatgtagTGCTAAATGATAACTACAAATCGTCTCTATAAAGGGTATACAACTATCGATATTGATATcgcttaaatcaaataattaatctTCTATATACCAatcttaaaacaattttaaaattttttcacagATTATcgttttaagtttatttcgtatatttaagattattatCCATTAATTCATTGTCGATAGTATTTATCAATAGTTATATCAGCAGAGATGGTGAGTGAAttggtatttgtttttgtgtttactTAGTTTCTACTGATTATGTAATTATTCCaaacataatttatacttTGGCAATCGATAACAAACTGAATTGAAAGATTctagcataaaaaaattataaattctcAAATTGTACAGTATAGATTCCAATTTAAAGATGGCAAATTAATTCGCACATGTTGTGCATtctcaaatacaaaattaaaactaaataaataacttaaaattctaaattataaattcaaaatgcggataaactaaataaaatatgctacACGCTGTGTTCACAATGAATAAATCAGATCAATTATCTACTGAATATTCAGATATATCTGTGTTTTAATtagttgaataaattaaaattatgatattgTTGTAGAGATATTAAATGCTAAgttgttgtttaaaaatacaGATTTTGTGGAATGAATCGGAATTGAAACGACTTAAATTCATTGTGAACAAAGTTAACAACTTAGCAGCTAAACTATAATAAATCAACtgtaaataaactaaatacgTACgctaattaactaaaaaataaattaataataaataaataataaaaattaagttgtgAGCCTTTTTTAAATGCGCATTGCACGATTTAtcagtaatattttaatatattattattaatattggtAATTGGGCTTAAtttgtgcatttatttatattttattatacaaatcggtttttgttttcatagaTTTATTTCTGATATATATGGTTTGTATAATAGATATGAGATACAGCAAGAAACATATGCTCAGTGTGGTACGGAGTTTATAAAGTGTAAGAGCGAACTGAAAAGCGATTTGTTATTTGAGTTTTTGGGATGCAATTTTgatcatctttttttttttagattttttgtcTATTTGTTGAGCATCAACTAAATACGAGTTtagttgacattttttcgtattttgttatttattatttccttAGTTTCAATATTTGGAGACCAAAAAATAGTACAAAAACACCGTAAATGGAAGACCAGCacaatgaattaaattaatatataataaaataaatggattgcgattttcccaatttttctttcttttcctcTTATTGTTTTGCGCAGAAAAAATTTACTTGGCaccaaaattgttaaaatttaaaataaaaatactacgAAATGTTAATTGAAATGCGTTGATAATGAAATGAGATGAGCGTTATTAGacaatttacaacaatttttgcCAATTGGAATCTTGTtaccaaacaaaataaaaaacaacaaacaagttaGTAAGTGAAGCTAAgttaaaaataccaaaaaatataccaaaaagataccaaaacaaaaaattattacgagcacacaaaatgaaagcaaatttattttcttttaaattaactacATAAACAACAGACACACAAAATTAAGACGGAGTTGTTAGCTTAccggcaacatgttgctgctgctgctgctgttgttgtggactgctgttgctgctggcaacggcagcagctgttgtttgATATGtggccgttgctgttgttgtcggctGTCCATTTGCATCACAGAGTATTTCATTTTGCAGCTGATAGACGTTGCCGTCTGTGCTgctgtattgttgttgttgctgctgctgttgttgttgttgtggaatGCCGTTCAGTGTATTTGCTGCTGGCAACATTTTGAGGCTAACaattttctgttgctgctgctgttgactagatgttgttgtggttgttgttggcgttgcaCTGACGCTTtgcggttgctgctgttgacttAGTTTTGGTATTTTCCCCTCAAATTTTCGCACTTGTTGCAtgaattgtagttgttgttgttgttgctgttcgtTGAGTCTGCGTTTGGCATCTGTAAAAATTGTGTCGAGATTTGTATTACATGTGCTAGCAAAAGTTGTtagttaattgttgttgttgttgtgatttgaTGTTGATGTAGTTGTTATGGTGGCAGGTAAGCGTTGGGATATTTcaagcgacacacacacaaacacacatgaatacatacatatgaagcgacgaagaagaagaagcagacgAAGACGAACCAAGCGACACCTAAAGAACTTGGAAAACTGCAGCCCAAACCAACAAACAAGAGGAATCTATAGCTTATCCTTAGCTCTTCATCCTTTGctttgcaatttattgcatttgtttgcatttcattcGAGTTTTTAGTAAAacagttttggtttttggttagTTTTTATAgcatagttattttttatgtttttcaaataGAGTGCTCTCGTATATTTCACAGTCGCTTACAAAGTAGGACACAACTTTAGACCTTTAAAACTTATGTTTTAGcgaacaaaaaactaaatgagaaactaaaatcaaatacaataaaagaagacgacgacaacaacaacaaggacgctgatgatgacgacgaagacgacgacgacgacgacgttgaTGTCTTTGGAGGAACACATACAAGCGGCTGTGGAATTTGCGAGTTTAAAGGGATTTACAGATGGCAAAATGTGGATAAATGTTAGTTAACATATTGGGAGAATGGATGGAATGAAGGGTTATTGGATGTTGGGTGATAATGCTGTGATTCTTATGTGACTatagttgttgatgttgtagctgttgctgttgtgactgTTGCATTGCAgtgactgttgctgctgctcatgttgctgcagttgctgttgttgttgctgctgttgcgctCACCTCCACCAACGCCAACGCCGCCGCCGCCATCGCTAACgacagcaact harbors:
- the LOC117783366 gene encoding polyhomeotic-proximal chromatin protein isoform X2, with amino-acid sequence MQQVRKFEGKIPKLSQQQQPQSVSATPTTTTTTSSQQQQQQKIVSLKMLPAANTLNGIPQQQQQQQQQQQYSSTDGNVYQLQNEILCDANGQPTTTATATYQTTAAAVASSNSSPQQQQQQQQHVADNVVTTISSSSILHTNATTNGATEQQQQQQQQQQQQQQQQQQPQYHYITTTGEDGQTPTTIVFENYNGGLPTTTVSGATTATAGIGASDGGATTTTTTTALVNTDGTIIEFDGSTYEEYHVLKSEPGSSDCLSNGSSAVAADIIKYEPQELMEEDEETALQVKYEEQSLEHDHEFEDYIKEEAEADESEVGAGTTTTYTISSQQQQQPQQQQQQQQQTINDALPGMMSKAAAAKQKRKRKTRVIAEDEQGEYLEKMSVRGLDIARYEHIIDGVAYCLVCAKNDIFKTFKNKYSFQRHAYLFHEGQNRKIFACPICNKEFSRPDKMKMHKKDKHGDVPMPPSTNATPQKTEASGTPAAKRPRTSRTPRVRKQKGGEAGTPSSTPAKKRLAQIDSVLDEVQNADVEQQQQLQQQHQQQQQTTAAATQQQQQQQQQQQQQQQQQLQTLPSLDFSGMILPGGAQLALANPGASSSMALQRGQATPTQTAQPTTTTLIYSNQLELQQALLQQQLHGQSIMIQDQAGNLVPLQLDGTQAIYTTAAAPQRAQATTYQTTTQQQLQQQQQQQQQVATSQSQTQPTHYELDNVTYLSSTGAATPTLPNDQQQQQQQQQQQQQQQHVIGTVQSYQILTPDGLQSFQPKLESSELGDLCPYTMSATGAPQYTFTTHASTQPTLNANALDSQTQQQQQQHHQQHQQQSQQQLLQQHQFGHNPHQQFMEIKNELLIKSSDAYTLDAASMYHLPFSPTSMINAVNDVNTSSLLETKEISYDISEAVLLAL